The following coding sequences lie in one Spinacia oleracea cultivar Varoflay chromosome 1, BTI_SOV_V1, whole genome shotgun sequence genomic window:
- the LOC110805082 gene encoding valine--tRNA ligase, mitochondrial 1 has translation MSDQLSSPDAVNRSVDDSDSAPLSAEEVERKKKKEEKAKEKELKKQKAAIKAKAAELQKQQANNTASQKTQKNERKIKNEKEEDLVNFLDPETSIGEKKKLSDLMAKQYSPTAVEKSWYAWWENSGFFVAEPSSSKPHFTIVLPPPNVTGALHIGHALTGAIEDTMIRWRRMSGYNTLWVPGMDHAGIATQVVVEKKIMRERKLTRHDLGRENFISEVWNWKNEYGGKILKQQRRLGASMDWSRECFTMDEKRSKAVTEAFVRLYNEGLIYRDLRLVNWDCVLRTAISDIEVDYVDLKGREVRKVPGYEDPVEFGVLTSFAYPLEDNLGEIVVATTRVETMLGDTAIAVHPDDTRYKHLHGKLAMHPFNGRRIPIVCDAILVDPKFGTGAVKITPAHDPNDFEVGKRHQLEFINIFTDDGNINSNGGPEFAGMPRFKARVAVTKALEEKGIYRGAKDNEMRLGICSRSNDVVEPLIKPQWYVNCNTMAKDALDAVMDNDNRKIEIIPKEYEAQWVRWLENIRDWCISRQLWWGHRIPAWYVTLEKDQLKELGAYNDHWVVCRSEEEALAEATRRYSGQKFQINQDPDVLDTWFSSGLFPLSVLGWPDETDDLKIFYPTSVLETGHDILFFWVARMVMLGMKLGGDVPFRKVYLHPMVRDAHGRKMSKSLGNVVDPLEVINGISLEDLQKRLEEGNLDPSELSRAKDVQKRDFPNGIPECGADALRFALVSYTAQSDKINLDIQRVVGYRQWCNKLWNAIRFAMSKLGDDYSPPTSVNPSVMPFSCQWILSVLNKAVAKTVSSLEASEFSDAATTVYSWWQFQLCDVFIEVIKPYFSSDESFVSARGFARDALWVCLDSGLRLLHPFMPFVTEELWQRLPQPRDSLRKESIVISEYPSVILSWTNENVERDMELIESAVKSLRNLKSLLPAKERNERKQAFAVCLNEEVADNVRSHELEILTLAALSSLKIVNENEAALSRCSRDVVNAHLSVFLELKGTINVEGEREKLRKKMEETKRQKETLEKMMNASGYKEKVRPQIHEENIGKLTKLVQELLALDKASQNI, from the exons ATGTCGGACCAACTCTCCTCCCCTGACGCTGTTAATCGCAGTGTTGACGACAGT GATTCTGCCCCTCTTTCGGCTGAAGAAGttgagaggaagaagaagaaagaagagaaggctaaagaaaaagaattgaagaaacaGAAAGCTGCGATCAAAGCAAAAGCTGCCGAACTTCAG AAACAACAAGCAAACAACACCGCGTCTCAAAAAACTcagaaaaatgaaagaaagaTTAAGAATGAAAAAGAGGAGGATCTCGTGAACTTTTTAGACCCTGAGACCTCAATAGGCGAGAAAAAGAAACTTTCGGATTTGATGGCAAAACAGTATTCTCCTACCGCAGTGGAGAAATC ATGGTATGCTTGGTGGGAAAACTCTGGATTTTTTGTGGCAGAGCCTAGTAGCTCTAAACCACATTTTACAATT GTTCTTCCACCGCCAAACGTTACGGGGGCGCTTCATATTGGTCATGCTCTTACTGGTGCAATTGAG GACACAATGATTCGCTGGCGGAGAATGTCTGGTTACAATACATTGTGGGTTCCTGGAATGGATCATGCCGGGATAGCAACACAG GTGGTTgtcgaaaaaaaaattatgcgtGAAAGAAAACTGACCAGGCATGATCTTGGCCGAGAAAACTTCATCTCAGAA GTTTGGAATTGGAAAAATGAGTATGGTGGAAAAATCTTGAAGCAGCAGCGTCGACTTGGTGCATCCATGGATTGGTCCAGAGAG TGTTTCACAATGGACGAGAAACGATCAAAGGCAGTAACAGAAGCATTTGTGAGGCTGTACAATGAGGGCCTTATTTATAG GGATCTTCGACTGGTAAACTGGGATTGTGTGTTAAGAACTGCAATATCTGATATCGAG GTGGACTATGTTGATCTGAAAGGAAGGGAAGTTAGAAAAGTTCCTGGATATGAAGATCCAGTGGAGTTTGGTGTCTTGACATCATTTGCGTATCCATTAGAAGATAATCTTGGTGAGATTGTTGTTGCCACTACTAGAGTAGAAACAATGTTGGGTGATACAGCAATCGCTGTACATCCAGATGATACCAGGTACAAGCATTTGCATGGAAAATTAGCCATGCATCCTTTTAATGGAAGAAGGATCCCAATTGTTTGTGATGCAATACTTGTTGATCCAAAATTCGGGACTGGTGCTGTCAAG ATTACGCCTGCCCATGATCCTAATGATTTTGAAGTTGGCAAGCGTCACCAGCTGGAGTTTATCAACATCTTCACAGATGATGGAAACATAAACAGCAATGGAGGCCCGGAATTTGCAGGAATGCCAAGATTCAAAGCTCGTGTAGCAGTAACTAAAGCGTTGGAAGAGAAG GGAATATATAGAGGTGCTAAGGACAATGAGATGCGTCTTGGCATTTGTTCAAGAAGTAATGATGTTGTGGAACCATTGATAAAACCACAGTGGTATGTCAACTGCAACACTATGGCCAAGGATGCTCTTGATGCTGTTATGGATAATGACAACAGGAAGATTGAGATTATCCCAAAAGAATATGAAGCTCAGTGGGTAAG ATGGCTTGAAAATATTCGTGACTGGTGTATCTCAAGGCAGCTTTGGTGGGGCCACCGCATACCTGCTTGGTATGTCACTTTGGAGAAAGATCAACTCAAGGAACTGGGTGCTTATAATGACCACTGGGTAGTCTGTCGAAGTGAAGAAGAGGCACTTGCTGAGGCTACCAGAAGATATTCTGGTCAGAAGTTTCAGATTAATCAAGATCCTGATGTCTTGGATACCTGGTTTTCCTCTGGTCTCTTTCCGTTGTCTGTTTTGGGCTGGCCAGATGAGACTGATGATTTGAAGATCTTCTATCCAACTTCAGTTCTTGAAACTGGACATGACATCCTTTTTTTCTGGGTTGCCCGGATGGTGATGTTGGGGATGAAACTGGGAGGTGATGTGCCGTTTAGAAAG GTTTATCTTCATCCTATGGTCCGTGATGCACATGGGCGTAAGATGTCAAAATCATTAGGGAATGTTGTTGACCCTCTTGAGGTTATAAATGGGATATCATTAGAGGATCTTCAGAAGAGGCTGGAGGAAGGAAACTTGGATCCCAGTGAGCTTTCCAGAGCCAAAGATGTACAGAAGAGAGACTTCCCTAATGGCATTCCAGAATGTGGTGCCGATGCTCTCCGTTTTGCTCTTGTTTCATATACTGCTCAG TCAGATAAAATAAACTTGGATATTCAACGGGTTGTTGGGTACCGTCAATGGTGCAATAAACTGTGGAACGCTATCAGGTTCGCTATGAGCAAACTTGGAGATGATTACTCTCCTCCAACCAGTGTAAATCCCAGCGTCATGCCATTCAGTTGCCAGTGGATACTCTCTGTCCTGAACAAGGCTGTTGCTAAAACTGTCTCATCACTTGAGGCATCTGAGTTCTCTGATGCTGCTACTACAGTGTACTCGTGGTGGCAATTCCAACTATGTGATGTTTTTATAGAAGTGATAAAACCCTATTTTTCCAGTGATGAGTCGTTTGTTTCTGCAAGAGGTTTTGCTCGCGATGCATTATGGGTATGCCTTGATAGTGGGCTTCGATTACTACATCCATTTATGCCATTTGTGACAGAAGAGTTATGGCAGAGACTTCCTCAACCGAGAGATTCTTTAAGAAAAGAATCTATTGTGATAAGCGAGTATCCGTCTGTTATACTG TCCTGGACCAATGAAAATGTCGAGCGGGACATGGAGCTGATCGAGTCTGCTGTAAAATCTCTCAGGAATCTTAAGTCATTATTGCCGGCTAAAGAAAGAAATGAAAG gaaacaAGCTTTTGCAGTTTGCCTGAATGAAGAAGTTGCAGACAATGTCCGGAGTCATGAGTTAGAAATTTTAACTCTTGCAGCGTTGTCGTCTTTAAAG ATTGTGAATGAGAATGAAGCTGCTCTTTCCAGATGTTCCCGAGATGTTGTGAACGCACATCTCAGTGTTTTTCTCGAGCTTAAAGGAACAATTAATGTAGAAGGAGAGCGTGAGAAGCTGAGGAAGAAGATGGAGGAAACAAAGAG GCAAAAAGAGACTCTAGAAAAGATGATGAATGCTTCTGGATACAAAGAGAAGGTTCGGCCTCAAATCCACGAAGAAAATATTGGAAAGTTAACCAAACTGGTGCAAGAGTTGCTTGCACTCGATAAGGCAAGCCAAAACATTTGA